From Bacteroidota bacterium, the proteins below share one genomic window:
- a CDS encoding response regulator: MNQSTTKTDWSKCSLFQHCSQAVIDEVVAKASAKVYPKGGVLIEKGQVPPALFVIEDGKVGIYIEDILLAELGAMAVMGESFLAHGVATATIVAASEVKTIQIPRQLFTELAEKYPQLIFNIFTINFERLRSSNDAALREARAREQKLEEQVKERTRELNAALEELQVTNQELTTTRDNLIETQKFRDQFLANMSHEIRTPMNAIVGLTNLLINSPLNPLQEKYLHVIKKSGANLLVIINDILDLAKLEAGKMELEAVPFPLVTAIQNVHTILNLKAEEKGITLVESIDANVPFYVVGDETRITQVLMNLTGNAIKFTEKGKVTIGAKVTAGTDDEPEITFSVRDTGIGIPPDRLDKIFESFGQASSDTTRKYGGTGLGLTISKQLVEMHGGQLEVKSKVGEGSVFFFTVKYKRAEPPSDAIRESSQAGIDMSGKRILLVEDNEFNQMVAVDTLQELFPGIVVEVASNGKEAMQMAADFDYGLVFMDIHLPDFDGFEITQYIRNKLTGPRQAVRICAMTASVTKEKIDECYVAGMNDYLMKPFTHEGLKERIYRAFA, encoded by the coding sequence ATGAACCAATCTACTACCAAGACCGACTGGAGCAAGTGTTCCTTGTTCCAGCATTGCAGCCAGGCGGTGATCGACGAAGTCGTTGCCAAGGCTTCGGCTAAAGTTTATCCAAAAGGCGGAGTCCTGATCGAAAAAGGTCAGGTCCCACCTGCCTTGTTTGTAATCGAAGACGGGAAAGTCGGCATCTACATTGAAGACATCCTCCTGGCCGAACTGGGCGCGATGGCGGTGATGGGCGAAAGTTTTCTCGCGCACGGTGTGGCAACCGCTACGATCGTCGCGGCGAGTGAGGTGAAGACGATCCAGATCCCGCGACAGTTGTTCACCGAACTGGCTGAAAAGTATCCGCAGCTCATCTTTAACATCTTTACGATCAACTTCGAGCGACTGCGGAGTTCCAACGACGCGGCCTTGCGCGAAGCGCGGGCACGCGAACAGAAGCTGGAAGAACAGGTCAAAGAACGTACACGTGAATTGAATGCCGCGCTGGAGGAACTGCAGGTCACGAACCAGGAGCTCACGACCACGCGGGACAACCTGATCGAGACGCAGAAGTTCCGTGACCAGTTCCTCGCGAACATGAGTCACGAGATCCGCACGCCGATGAACGCGATCGTCGGTTTGACGAACCTGCTGATCAATTCACCGCTCAATCCGTTGCAGGAGAAATACCTGCACGTCATCAAGAAGAGCGGCGCGAACCTGCTCGTCATCATCAACGACATCCTCGACCTTGCCAAGCTGGAAGCCGGCAAGATGGAACTGGAAGCGGTTCCTTTCCCGCTCGTCACGGCGATCCAGAACGTCCATACGATCCTCAACCTGAAGGCGGAGGAAAAAGGCATCACGCTGGTCGAGAGCATCGACGCGAATGTGCCGTTCTATGTGGTGGGCGACGAAACGCGCATCACCCAGGTGCTGATGAACCTGACGGGTAACGCGATCAAGTTTACCGAGAAGGGAAAAGTGACGATCGGAGCCAAGGTCACTGCCGGAACCGACGATGAGCCGGAGATCACGTTCAGCGTACGCGATACCGGTATCGGCATTCCGCCCGACCGGCTCGACAAGATCTTCGAGAGTTTCGGACAGGCTTCTTCGGATACGACGCGCAAGTACGGCGGCACCGGACTCGGGCTGACGATCAGCAAGCAGCTTGTGGAGATGCACGGCGGACAGCTCGAAGTGAAAAGTAAAGTCGGAGAAGGCTCGGTCTTCTTCTTCACGGTCAAGTACAAGCGTGCAGAACCGCCATCCGACGCCATCCGCGAGTCCTCACAAGCCGGCATCGACATGAGCGGCAAGCGGATCCTGCTGGTGGAAGACAACGAGTTCAACCAGATGGTTGCCGTGGATACCTTGCAGGAGTTGTTTCCGGGTATCGTGGTGGAAGTCGCTTCGAATGGGAAAGAAGCCATGCAGATGGCCGCCGACTTCGACTACGGACTGGTGTTCATGGACATTCACTTGCCGGATTTCGACGGCTTCGAGATCACGCAATACATCCGCAACAAACTCACCGGCCCGCGTCAGGCGGTGCGCATCTGCGCGATGACCGCGAGCGTGACGAAAGAGAAGATCGACGAGTGTTACGTGGCGGGCATGAACGACTACCTGATGAAGCCCTTCACGCACGAAGGATTGAAAGAACGCATCTACCGGGCGTTTGCCTGA
- a CDS encoding fibronectin type III domain-containing protein, with protein MKKILPFLLFALTIGFSVRAQVSTISPASANPGQSLTTTITLATGVMNSGSPPQSNVDIYLQQGAYQIFTDYFDETQVYPDGFGGYSDSLFTNFSIPANAPLGWYEIHVVTYTPWDPWFGQQPVDNMLDYGFVVADPNSCPVPSGVSTSNVTATTIDINWTDPTVADTFRIRYQPVGATTYQYLDVQGSGGLTSAPLSNLQPGTLYSYEIATRCNGYPSTYSIIDYFITDVAIVNCVRPFGLAITSVNNIDATIEWSPFLAADTFRIRYRPVGGSHFSYINHDGGLGNSELLDNLYPGTDYEVQVSSICNGVSSGYCPKEYFTTLSNPVSCVAPLGASAGSITATSAVISWSSLILADTFRVRYREFGALNYNYIDLDGATGDTSVSLTGLNPNTTYYYQVSSICGGVSYGYCSQSNFTTLNQTINCGRPFNVSVGSITTGSAVVSWDPLTVADTFRIRYSIDGTTNYSYIEHDGSGPNSQTISNLLPNTTYQVRVSSICNGVSSGYCRPQVTFTTLNGPVSCVTPYGLGHSNVTGTTADISWTPLVQADSFMIRYSVNGTTNYRWKKITGAGGVTSTTLTGLSTSTDYQWQVRSICSGVTVSIYSASDVFTTAPVRLANPETVLASDWQLYPNPATRNVNLNVEATTAGTQTVRVTDLLGNTVITRNFPVESGDNQLQLDLAGLSPGVYFVTLIADNRELRGKRLIVN; from the coding sequence ATGAAAAAAATTTTACCCTTCCTCCTTTTCGCGCTAACCATCGGCTTCTCGGTCAGGGCGCAGGTCAGTACGATCTCGCCCGCCTCCGCCAACCCTGGTCAGTCGCTTACTACCACGATCACACTGGCCACCGGTGTGATGAACTCGGGCTCACCGCCTCAATCCAACGTCGATATCTACCTCCAGCAGGGTGCATATCAGATCTTCACCGACTACTTCGACGAAACCCAGGTGTATCCCGACGGTTTCGGCGGCTATTCCGACTCCCTGTTCACCAATTTCTCCATTCCGGCCAACGCTCCGCTCGGCTGGTATGAGATCCACGTCGTGACCTACACGCCCTGGGATCCCTGGTTTGGCCAGCAGCCGGTCGATAACATGCTCGACTACGGCTTCGTGGTTGCCGACCCGAATAGCTGCCCGGTTCCTTCCGGTGTTTCTACCTCGAACGTCACCGCCACCACCATCGATATCAACTGGACGGATCCGACCGTAGCCGATACGTTCCGCATCCGTTACCAGCCAGTCGGCGCGACGACCTATCAATACCTTGATGTACAAGGCAGCGGTGGACTCACTTCCGCGCCCCTCAGCAACCTGCAACCCGGCACCTTATATAGCTACGAGATCGCGACACGTTGCAATGGTTATCCCAGCACCTACAGCATCATCGATTATTTCATCACCGATGTAGCCATCGTCAACTGCGTGCGTCCATTCGGCCTGGCGATTACGTCCGTGAACAACATCGACGCAACGATCGAATGGTCACCCTTCCTGGCAGCCGACACGTTCCGGATCCGCTATCGTCCTGTCGGCGGCAGTCACTTCTCGTACATCAACCACGACGGAGGTCTCGGGAATTCCGAGTTGCTTGACAACCTCTATCCCGGAACCGACTACGAAGTTCAGGTCAGTTCCATCTGCAATGGCGTGAGCAGCGGCTATTGTCCGAAAGAATATTTCACGACCCTGAGCAATCCTGTATCCTGCGTTGCTCCGCTCGGCGCCAGCGCCGGCAGCATCACGGCCACCAGCGCGGTCATCAGTTGGTCGTCGCTCATCCTGGCGGATACATTCCGGGTGCGCTACCGCGAGTTCGGCGCGTTGAATTATAATTACATCGACCTCGATGGCGCTACCGGAGACACCTCAGTCAGCCTCACCGGCCTGAACCCGAATACGACGTACTATTACCAGGTGAGCTCGATCTGTGGCGGCGTCAGCTACGGTTATTGCAGCCAGTCCAACTTCACCACGCTGAACCAGACGATCAACTGCGGTCGCCCCTTCAACGTCAGCGTCGGATCGATCACGACCGGCTCCGCGGTAGTAAGCTGGGATCCGCTGACCGTAGCCGATACGTTCCGCATCCGCTACTCGATCGACGGTACCACCAACTACAGCTATATCGAACACGACGGCAGTGGACCCAATTCGCAGACGATATCGAACCTGCTGCCCAACACAACCTATCAGGTCCGAGTCAGTTCGATCTGCAACGGCGTTAGCTCGGGTTACTGTCGTCCGCAGGTGACCTTTACCACACTCAATGGTCCCGTCTCCTGTGTCACACCCTACGGGCTCGGACACAGCAACGTCACCGGTACGACGGCCGATATCTCCTGGACGCCGTTGGTACAAGCCGACAGTTTCATGATACGCTATTCGGTGAACGGCACCACCAATTACCGCTGGAAGAAGATCACCGGCGCCGGTGGTGTGACCAGCACCACGCTGACGGGTCTCTCGACCAGCACCGATTACCAGTGGCAGGTACGTTCCATCTGCTCGGGCGTGACCGTTTCGATCTACTCGGCTTCCGATGTCTTTACCACCGCGCCGGTTCGTCTCGCGAATCCGGAAACGGTTCTTGCAAGTGACTGGCAGTTGTACCCCAACCCCGCTACGCGCAACGTCAACCTGAATGTTGAAGCAACAACGGCAGGTACACAGACCGTCCGGGTAACCGACCTGCTCGGCAATACCGTCATCACACGGAACTTCCCGGTTGAATCCGGCGACAACCAACTCCAGCTCGACCTGGCAGGACTGAGTCCCGGCGTTTACTTCGTCACCCTCATCGCCGACAACCGGGAACTCCGCGGCAAGCGGTTGATCGTTAACTGA
- a CDS encoding T9SS type A sorting domain-containing protein → MRKFLLLSLCTIATLTVFAQPQYFKGLGTSNSTFLLGNTSYASRSQMIFLPSDLGNPPAGTIQRIYFRYGSTGQATGNTLTDFEVRLLQTTAIAFPNTDNFFTGLTTVLSSPSYVIAPGTTGDWFAIELTNPFAYDPSQNLVVHTQMSASANQVFGTYGTNNTGQKLVSPNLTDTVGSLTSSTWQDFGFDFLLNGLDPSAAKLPAVSLYPNPTSNLLTVTIDGPSVSGNLVVRDMQGREMLRRRIEESGKTVINTGDWSTGSYWLIVETPEGHAYRQFLRQ, encoded by the coding sequence ATGCGCAAATTCCTACTCCTGTCCCTTTGCACGATAGCTACCCTGACCGTATTCGCACAACCGCAGTACTTCAAAGGTTTGGGTACCAGCAACAGCACCTTCCTGCTCGGCAACACTTCCTATGCAAGCAGAAGCCAGATGATTTTTCTGCCGTCGGACCTTGGAAACCCTCCGGCCGGAACCATTCAGCGGATCTATTTCCGCTACGGCAGCACAGGCCAGGCTACGGGTAATACACTCACCGATTTCGAAGTGCGCCTGCTGCAGACCACTGCGATCGCGTTTCCAAACACCGACAACTTTTTCACCGGCTTAACGACCGTGCTGTCATCCCCTTCCTACGTCATCGCACCCGGAACGACCGGTGATTGGTTCGCCATCGAACTGACCAATCCGTTCGCGTACGATCCTTCACAGAACCTGGTCGTTCACACGCAAATGTCCGCTTCAGCCAACCAGGTGTTCGGCACATACGGCACCAACAACACCGGACAAAAACTGGTATCGCCGAACCTCACCGATACAGTCGGCAGCCTCACCAGTTCCACCTGGCAGGATTTCGGCTTCGACTTCCTGCTGAACGGACTTGATCCTTCGGCTGCGAAATTGCCCGCGGTCTCCCTGTATCCGAACCCGACCAGCAACCTGCTGACCGTAACAATCGACGGACCATCGGTCTCGGGCAACCTGGTCGTACGCGATATGCAGGGACGGGAAATGCTGCGCAGACGGATCGAAGAGTCCGGAAAAACGGTGATCAACACCGGCGACTGGAGCACGGGCAGCTATTGGCTGATCGTGGAAACCCCGGAAGGTCACGCTTATCGTCAATTCCTCCGGCAGTAA
- a CDS encoding DUF1761 domain-containing protein, producing the protein MESHWQYIFISALIPMFTGFIWYGPKTFGNVWMREAGVSEEKIKSSNMALILSLTYVFSLFLSLILISVVIHQSHILSILADDPGMKDPNSEISLWLKNFMDQYGQNFRTFKHGAFHGTLSGIFYAFPIIAINALFERRSWKYIWIHTGYWILTLALMGGIVCANF; encoded by the coding sequence ATGGAATCACACTGGCAGTACATTTTCATCAGCGCGCTCATTCCGATGTTCACAGGATTTATCTGGTACGGTCCAAAAACATTCGGTAACGTCTGGATGCGGGAAGCCGGCGTCAGCGAGGAAAAGATCAAGAGCTCGAACATGGCCCTCATCCTCAGTCTGACCTATGTGTTCAGTTTGTTCCTCTCCCTCATTCTCATTTCGGTTGTGATCCATCAATCGCATATCCTCTCCATCCTGGCAGATGATCCCGGCATGAAAGATCCGAACTCCGAGATCTCGCTTTGGCTCAAGAACTTCATGGATCAGTACGGTCAGAATTTCCGGACCTTCAAGCACGGCGCCTTCCACGGCACCCTGTCGGGCATCTTCTACGCGTTTCCGATCATCGCGATCAACGCGCTCTTCGAACGCCGGAGCTGGAAATACATCTGGATCCATACCGGTTACTGGATCCTCACCCTCGCGCTCATGGGCGGCATTGTCTGTGCGAACTTCTAA